The proteins below are encoded in one region of Brassica napus cultivar Da-Ae chromosome A6, Da-Ae, whole genome shotgun sequence:
- the LOC106345917 gene encoding sodium/calcium exchanger NCL-like — MRLRSLISLLFLLFLTSSAYARLVAVRPSSTDLIISDGINGASGSVIKTLVSAEEKEEACEQTYGFMPCTKTALGNVFLILVYGFLMFTAATYLSAGSELLLEILGPGIVGGLFLPMLGALPDAMLIMVSGLSGDAATAQTQVSVGMGLLAGSTVMLLTVIWGTCTVVGKCDLRDNIAVNNQDTKGFHLKDSGVTVDVWTSYAARIMAISVIPFIIVQLPQMLDSTSGRHLAVLVALILSVVMLISYCVYQVFQPWIQRRRLAFAKHKHVISGILKHLKQHALGRLLDDEGQPDEHVIRKLFETIDANKDGHLSAAELKALIIGISFEDIDFDKDDAVGKVLQDFDKTLDEQVDQEEFVRGIKHWLIQAMGAAGPSGPDAGPRTMKFLDHFHVQTKREHALLGDNENGENDEESGEVADPKWITIKAALLLLLGAAIAAAFADPLVDTVNNFSAATGIPSFFISFIALPLATNSSEAVSAIIFASRKKIRTASLTFSELCGGVTMNNILCLSVFLAIVYLRGLTWNFSSEVLVILIVCLVMGGFASFRTTYPLWTCFIAYLLYPFSLGLVYILDYWFGWS, encoded by the exons ATGAGACTCagatctctcatctctctcctcttcctcctcttcctcacTTCATCAGCCTACGCTCGACTCGTCGCCGTACGTCCATCTTCCACTGATCTCATCATCTCCGATGGAATCAACGGTGCTTCCGGATCGGTTATCAAGACGTTGGTCTCGGctgaagagaaagaggaagcttGTGAACAGACCTACGGGTTCATGCCGTGTACTAAGACAGCTCTTGGGAACGTGTTTCTGATCTTGGTTTATGGGTTTCTCATGTTCACGGCGGCGACGTATCTCTCCGCCGGAAGTGAGCTTTTGCTCGAGATCTTGGGACCTGGCATCGTCGGTGGTTTGTTTCTTCCCATGCTCGGAGCACTCCCTGACGCTATGCTTATTATGG TGTCTGGACTCTCTGGAGACGCGGCAACTGCACAAACCCAAGTCTCTGTGGGAATGGGTTTGCTCGCTGGCTCCACCGTTATGCTCCTCACTGTAATCTGGGGAACTTGCACTGTTGTCGGCAAGTGTGACCTTCGTGACAACATTGCTGTTAACAACCAAGACACTAAAGGCTTCCATCTCAAAG ATTCTGGTGTAACTGTTGATGTTTGGACCAGCTACGCTGCAAGAATAATGGCTATTTCGGTTATCCCGTTCATCATTGTCCAGCTTCCTCAGATGCTGGACTCAACTTCTGGTAGACACTTGGCTGTGTTGGTTGCTCTAATCCTCTCTGTTGTAATGTTGATCTCTTACTGTGTGTATCAG GTCTTCCAACCATGGATCCAAAGGAGACGGCTCGCTTTCGCCAAGCACAAGCATGTTATATCAGGAATCTTAAAGCACTTGAAGCAACATGCTTTGGGAAGGCTTCTTGATGATGAAGGCCAGCCTGATGAACATGTCATCCGAAA gttGTTTGAGACGATTGATGCAAACAAGGATGGACACTTGTCAGCAGCTGAGCTTAAGGCTCTTATCATTGGGATCAGCTTTGAGgatatagattttgataaagatGATGCTGTGGGGAAAGTTTTACAAGATTTCGACAAGACTCTTGATGAGCAAGTTGATCAAGAAGAGTTTGTCCGCGGGATTAAGCATTGGCTTATTCAGGCAATGGGAGCTGCTGGTCCTTCTGGTCCTGACGCCGGTCCCCGGACAATGAAGTTCCTTGACCATTTCCATGTGCAAACAAAGAGAGAGCATGCTTTGTTGGGAGATAATGAGAATGGTGAGAATGATGAGGAGTCTGGTGAAGTTGCAGACCCGAAATGGATAACCATTAAAGCAGCTTTACTGCTACTGTTGGGAGCAGCCATTGCAGCTGCGTTTGCTGATCCTTTGGTGGACACAGTTAACAACTTCTCTGCAGCTACAGGGATCCCatctttcttcatctccttcatcGCTTTGCCTTTAGCAACCAACTCAAGTGAAGCAGTCTCTGCCATCATCTTCGCCTCCAGGAAAAAGATCAGAACAGCCTCCTTAACTTTCTCTGAGCTATGTGGTGGAGTGACAATGAACAACATTCTGTGTCTCTCGGTGTTCTTAGCGATCGTCTACCTTAGAGGATTGACATGGAACTTCTCATCAGAAGTGTTGGTGATTCTCATTGTTTGTTTGGTGATGGGAGGTTTCGCTAGCTTCCGCACAACGTATCCGCTCTGGACATGTTTCATTGCGTACTTGCTTTACCCATTCTCTTTGGGTCTGGTCTATATTCTCGACTACTGGTTTGGCTGGTCATAG
- the LOC106349616 gene encoding uncharacterized protein LOC106349616 gives MDPWLLPLKPPEDHDCHRKIVNDSYYKDAVEYMRLTMQSPRYVSLAALHPLVQLLLIGGLVDEAMKVVEEMCNKVHDIKPFRIKAAMMEKFHHHNDLLAKCYEDILKIDPSCVTTLKKLIVMSITIQYSRESLIEMIALHVEASFPEPIIWKEFAEILILFFENADEDRMSVCLDGSGEEGSQQTYSVRYNSTPRMFTETSSWTLRAKWWLNRHFSPEILEAEMRNGTGYLEMMRLMSYKAACACRIYGPEFSYVTKVYGLLENNRNNICMLVENGSNNIGSRLVKYSNSLELFNFLQRHRHNWNRIYNLE, from the exons ATGGATCCATGGTTGCTTCCGTTGAAACCGCCAGAAGATCATGATTGTCATAGAAAGATAGTCAATGACTCTTATTATAAGGACGCAGTAGAATATATGCGGCTTACTATGCAGTCTCCTCGCTATGTATCTTTAGCTGCATTACATCCACTTGTACAA CTTCTCTTAATTGGAGGTCTTGTAGATGAAGCCATGAAAGTGGTTGAGGAGATGTGCAACAAAGTACATGACATCAAACCTTTCAG GATTAAGGCAGCTATGATGGAGAAGTTTCATCATCACAACGACTTGCTAGCAAAATGCTACGAAGATATCTTGAAGATTGATCCTAGTTGTGTAACCACCCTGAAGAAGCTTATTGTAATGTCAATAACGATCCA ATATAGTAGAGAGTCTTTGATCGAAATGATAGCATTGCATGTAGAAGCTTCTTTTCCCGAGCCTATAATCTGGAAAGAGTTTGCTGAGATCTTGATTCTCTTCTTTGAGAATGCTGATGAAGACAGAATGTCGGTGTGCCTAGACGGATCTGGAGAAGAAGGGAGTCAGCAAACATACTCTGTTAGATACAACTCGACACCTAGAATGTTCACTGAGACATCATCATGGACACTTCGAGCTAAGTGGTGGCTAAACCGCCATTTCTCCCCTGAGATACTCGAGGCAGAAATGAGAAACGGTACAGGATATTTGGAGATGATGAGATTGATGAGTTACAAAGCGGCATGTGCTTGTCGTATCTACGGACCAGAGTTTAGTTATGTGACTAAAGTTTATGGTCTGCTGGAGAATAATAGGAACAACATTTGTATGCTGGTGGAGAATGGTAGTAACAACATAGGTAGTAGGTTAGTGAAATATAGCAATAGTTTAGAGTTATTCAACTTTTTGCAAAGACACAGACACAATTGGAACAGGATATACAATTTAGAATAG
- the LOC106345916 gene encoding probable E3 ubiquitin-protein ligase ZFP1 — MGQRNRSVDLEMEQQQHHQTQASLQPGPCLLLGSFPPPAMVANVPNSLQDNSAMFYGLPQYHHHHQPPPTNYYAPYVAFQAPPSQLPSSSSHEMNAHFMDHTPGAYKRKNAEGIPVNPHLAAPFNNAPETVAPFGGARSRPGALTMNPVLPPPPPHAPNVFIQGNYAGHHPFPPPGSIWYDQHLGRPDGSPSFWPHSPYMQGSNIVAGSLESSSRNPAPFIFPSPLNPRDHYYSHHHLPAPPPVQGVRGQSATLYPPMASSPSYRVPFGNFAPQNTSNLGPEMGPVQPTGFRIYQHPPPLAALRQHRGGVPRLRVMPDDEAAILEFGDFLGGSGNNHVDHHRDMRLDIEEMSYEELLALSERIGTVNTGLPEEDVKNHLKTRTCSVINVTEGSSSSSPQTKDRETEPCTICQESFKNEEKIATLDCGHEYHAECLEKWLIVKNVCPICKSEALVMEKRKV, encoded by the exons ATGGGACAAAGAAATAGATCAGTCGATTTAGAAATGGAGCAGCAGCAGCACCACCAAACTCAGGCCTCTCTCCAACCAGGACCTTGTCTCCTCTTAGGCAGCTTTCCACCACCTGCCATGGTTGCAAACGTTCCTAATTCTCTTCAAGACAACTCGGCAATGTTCTATGGTCTTCCTCagtaccatcatcatcatcagcctCCTCCCACCAACTACTATGCTCCCTATGTGGCATTTCAGGCTCCCCCAAGTCAGTTACCATCTTCTAGCAGTCATGAGATGAATGCTCACTTTATGGATCACACACCAGGGGCTTATAAAAGAAAGAACGCTGAAGGAATACCTGTAAATCCTCATTTAGCAGCACCATTCAATAATGCACCTGAGACAGTAGCTCCATTTGGAGGCGCAAGGAGCAGACCAGGAGCTCTTACAATGAACCctgttcttcctcctcctcctcctcatgcTCCAAACGTCTTCATTCAAGGGAACTATGCTGGCCATCATCCATTCCCACCTCCTGGCTCAATATGGTATGATCAACACCTTGGCAGACCTGATGGTTCACCTTCCTTTTGGCCACACTCACCTTACATGCAAG GTAGTAACATTGTCGCTGGTTCCTTAGAGTCTAGTAGTAGAAACCCTGCACCATTCATTTTTCCTTCTCCATTAAACCCAAGGGACCATTACTATAGTCATCATCATCTCCCTGCACCTCCTCCTGTTCAAGGAGTGAGAGGTCAGAGCGCCACATTATACCCTCCCATGGCTTCTTCACCCTCGTACAGGGTCCCTTTTGGGAACTTTGCTCCTCAGAACACAAGCAATCTCGGTCCAGAGATGGGTCCAGTTCAACCAACAGGGTTTCGGATATACCAGCATCCTCCACCTTTAGCAGCTCTTAGACAACACCGTGGAGGAGTACCTCGGCTTAGAGTGATGCCTGATGAT GAAGCTGCTATATTGGAGTTTGGAGACTTCCTTGGTGGTTCTGGAAATAACCATGTTGATCATCATCGAGATATGCGTTTAGACATCGAGGAAATGTCTTATGAG GAGCTTCTTGCCTTGAGTGAGAGGATTGGGACTGTGAACACTGGTTTGCCAGAGGAAGATGTTAAGAACCATCTAAAAACAAGAACGTGTTCTGTAATCAACGTTACAGAAGGGTCATCATCCTCGTCTCCAcaaacaaaagatagagaaacTGAGCCTTGCACCATATGTCAG GAAAGCTTCAAGAACGAAGAAAAGATTGCTACTTTGGATTGTGGGCACGAGTATCATGCGGAATGCTTGGAGAAATGGTTGATTGTGAAGAACGTTTGCCCAATCTGTAAATCAGAAGCATTGGTCATGGAGAAGAGAAAAGTATaa
- the LOC106349615 gene encoding mitochondrial outer membrane protein porin 3-like, with the protein MKVDTKLNNERVFRRLQIKVDDKTYSNLRCLLKTFGCGIAWFLHLSLYLLYKDYQGDQKLTITTYSSTGVAITTSGTNKGNWFVGDVATQVKNKNFTVDIKVAYDSSILTIFTYDEATPGLKAIVSAKVPDQKSAKVELQYLHPHAGICTSVGLTTNPVVNFSGVIGTSVLALGTDVSFDTESGNFKNS; encoded by the exons ATGAAGGTGGATACAAAACTTAACAATGAAAGAGTCTTTAGGAGGCTTCAGATTAAGGTTGATGATAAGACCTATTCAAATCTCCGATGCTTGCTTAAGACCTTTGGGTGTGGCATCGCATGGTTTCTTCATCTGTCACTCT ATCTTTTGTACAAGGATTACCAAGGAGACCAGAAGCTCACTATCACCACTTACTCTTCAACCGGTGTT gCAATCACTACAAGTGGAACAAACAAGGGAAATTGGTTTGTGGGTGATGTAGCTACCCAAGTGAAGAACAAGAATTTCACTGTTGATATCAAAGTTGCTTATGATTCTTCT ATCCTTACCATTTTTACCTATGACGAGGCTACCCCTGGATTGAAGGCAATCGTTAGCGCCAAGGTGCCTGATCAGAAATCTGCTAAA GTGGAGCTCCAGTATCTGCACCCACATGCTGGTATTTGCACCAGCGTTGGATTGACAACCAACCCTGTTGTCAATTTCTCCGGTGTGATTGGAACCAGTGTCTTGGCTCTTGGTACCGATGTGTCCTTTGACACTGAATCTGGCAACTTTAAAAACAGCTAA